In the Bacillus clarus genome, GTGAATAGTTGGTCTACCGACAATCCTCTTTCAAAAATCCCTTCCAGATCTTCTTCAGATATATTGCACATGACCTGCATTGCGAGAAGCTTAAATTTTTGCTCTGAAGTTAGCTTATTTATTTCTTTTTCTTTTTTTCTTTGATGAAAATTCACAACTTCAGCAAGCTTTACTTCTTCTTGTGGCTCTTCCTTTATTTCTACTGAAGTATCACTATCCAATCCTTTCATATGTTCTTCTGCTTGTAGCATTTTTTGTTGATATGTCCAATCATTTATATGGAAATCTTCAAACATTTCTTTTGCAAATTCCTGAATTTGCTTTTTGTATTCTTCCGATAAGCTTCGATTGGCAAATATATAATCAGCACCATTATATATCTTCCCTTCGAATTCATAACCGGTTGTTATTTTCATATCTTGCATGCCATCAAAAGAGCAAGAATTGAATTTTTCGGTTATTTGTTCAACCTCTTTTCTCATCGGGCCATCTTTCCAATTTACATCTACTGAAGAACCTCCACTATAACTACTAGAACGAACAGAAAATTTAACTCCCGGAAATGCTTTTTTTAACTCCTTTCTAATTTTTTTAGCTGTCTCAACAGCACTTTCAATAATTGCTTCCATGCTTTCATTTCCCCTTTCGTTATTAGTTATCCTTACAAGTCTATTATCTCATGAATACAATAGACTTACAAGTCTATTTTGTTGTTTTTTTCAATTACTTTTCGACAAAAAAGACCCTACCAATTAAGTAGAGTCTTTGCTTAATAATTTGCTATTTAACAAGATATTGCTGTAGTTCCTTTATTATATGATCCGCGCCTTCTGGACTAAGAATAATTTTTCCATTTGCTAAAGAAATATT is a window encoding:
- a CDS encoding LPD29 domain-containing protein, which produces MEAIIESAVETAKKIRKELKKAFPGVKFSVRSSSYSGGSSVDVNWKDGPMRKEVEQITEKFNSCSFDGMQDMKITTGYEFEGKIYNGADYIFANRSLSEEYKKQIQEFAKEMFEDFHINDWTYQQKMLQAEEHMKGLDSDTSVEIKEEPQEEVKLAEVVNFHQRKKEKEINKLTSEQKFKLLAMQVMCNISEEDLEGIFERGLSVDQLFTGVANRYFKNEKAIRS